A genomic segment from Chlorogloeopsis sp. ULAP01 encodes:
- a CDS encoding class I SAM-dependent methyltransferase has protein sequence MVVDLGCGSGLWAQELSKAHYHVLGVDISEALIAIARTRVPDAEFRIESLFKTDIPQCKAVTSIGECLNYLFDPDNNWQTLTQLFLRVYSALTPGGVFIFDIAEPGQVLPEKVTKGFSQGEDWVVLVEKEENRNLQTLTRRITSFRKIGKYYRRDDEIHCLQLYKSTDIARELCRVGFQVSRMSSYRSYHLPKAHTAFVANKII, from the coding sequence TTGGTAGTTGATTTAGGTTGTGGAAGCGGATTATGGGCGCAAGAACTCTCCAAAGCTCATTATCACGTTCTGGGAGTGGATATCTCTGAGGCGCTAATTGCGATCGCTCGAACAAGAGTACCAGATGCTGAGTTTCGAATTGAATCGCTGTTCAAGACAGATATCCCTCAGTGCAAAGCCGTTACTTCGATTGGTGAGTGTCTCAACTATCTATTTGATCCAGATAATAATTGGCAAACGCTAACTCAGTTGTTTCTTCGTGTATACAGTGCTTTAACTCCAGGTGGTGTCTTCATCTTCGATATTGCGGAACCTGGACAAGTACTACCAGAAAAAGTAACTAAAGGGTTTTCTCAAGGAGAGGATTGGGTGGTACTAGTCGAAAAGGAGGAGAACCGAAATCTTCAGACATTAACCCGTAGGATTACCAGCTTTCGGAAAATAGGAAAATATTATAGACGGGATGATGAAATACATTGTCTACAATTATATAAGTCTACAGATATAGCAAGAGAACTTTGCCGAGTAGGTTTCCAGGTTAGCAGGATGAGTAGTTATAGAAGCTACCATCTGCCGAAAGCTCATACGGCGTTCGTTGCAAATAAAATCATATAA